TTAGAAATTTACGCGATAGCTCCGTATGATTTTGATTCAATTTAATCTACGCTATAGTATAAATTTTCAAATCAGAGGGAGTTATACTGAACATTTAACAAACTATAGtgaattttttggtattttaaccaAAATTATTCTATAACCAATTACTACTAGACTAGTTGGGCACCAAGGAGAAAATGAAAGCTCTTCTTCGGTATAAACCAAGGGATCAAATCCCTTGATTTATGCACTCTTCTTtaggattttttaaaaatttcactagCAGGTGCACAAGCATCCATATGCTCCCATAGAGGTTCAGTGGTTCAGTTTTTTTTGAGTTTCTCATTGATTCCTTTAGATCTGTCCCTTCCTCTCAATATTCAGTAGAAGTAGGTGTAGAATAAAAATTATCgtgttaataaaaaaaattattctatgTTTTTAGAGACAGTTCCTCTCAGCCAGTGTTCAAATTTGGCTAACAAATGCCTAGTGAGCACTTGGCAAGAGAGCTTCAGGTGTTAGTTTTTTGGCAAAGGAGTTACTAATTTGAGAAAGTGTTCAAATATAAGGATATGTACACTAACAAGTACCTTCCAAACACACGTTaataaaaaaatcctaaaaccaAATatgaacattaaaaaaaattaatttttgcgATTCATTAGTCTCAAAAAAAGTTGGATCTCTAAAAGACAAAATTTGGGATGGTTCAGAATTAGGCCTAGTTTGTGAGTCTATGAGAGGAACAAAAGAGACAAGAAAAGACGGGATTCCAATCTTTTAAAATGGAGTTTGGAGagaaatgcaaggaaaagaatttTCACAACTGTATCCATTGAGGTTTTTGACCACACGTCCCCAGCTTTTTAGTTCGGTAGCATTGAACTTATGGTTTCTTTACGTGGTTTTTAGCCTATACTTTCAAATGATGTGGTTTGTTGGACAAGAACAAATTTTACAGTAGCATATTTCTTAAAAAATGCATGTAGATCATAATAGTGATCTTATTTGAGCAAAATCTTGAGACAGCACTAAGAATTAGTTCTctacaatcacaaaagaaaatgCTTCACCAACCAATGTTGGTGCAAGTGGAAGGGGCTTGCATCCTTTAACCATGAGATCTCGGTTCGAAATTCATGGAGATAGAAAAAATGACGTTGGGAGAGTTACCCTCCTATGGGGCCGGGGTGATGTCGGGGAAGCTACTCTTATGGGGCCCGATCCGGCTCGAACAAGATTAGTCGCAAACCGTAAAACGGATGCGGATACCTGTGgattatacaaaaaaaaaaaaaaaaaaaaaagaaaatgcttCGACCAAAGCATTGGCTTGGTTAGAAACTTGAattgaattccagaaaataTGAATGGTAAGTTTAGGCTAGAGACTAGACTTTTGAAtggctgaagaaataaattTTTGGAATTTGATGTATTTTTGTCAAGTAAAAATGAGTTTTATTAGTCACCTAAATAGTCCGTGTCAAAAAATAGTAAAAAGTAACGGCTTTAAAAGTGGACAGTTTCTATCAAAAATTTATTCCCATAAAATACAAAggaattttatttattcttgccgaataaaaatgaagtttacaCCTCCCTGAATAGTATTTAATCtgtgatttttttatttaattgtatAGAAATTATATTCGTAACTTCTTCTGCCTATCTTTGTGGGAGGACATTACTTtcaccaaaaatttttaaaaaaaaaaatttgtgagaGAGCATTATATTATTGCATGTATCACAGCAACCATATTGACCAAAAAATAATTCCATTTCgaaaaattataaaagggaTTTAGCTAGTAAATTACTTAAGAAaacaataatttttcttaaaagaaaaattactcaATATCTAATTTTCTGCCAATGTACTTGTTAAAATTGTGAAGTGACACAGGAATCTCTCCAAGCCACAGAACGAATGTCGGAACAAACTAAGAAGTTTGAGTTGAGGCGTTCCCTAATAAGTACTATCCGAAAAACCCTTTTTCCTCAGGCCTTTTCTTGATCAAGAAGTGTCTCTCCTCTTTCCATCTCCTAGCAACAAAAAACTAGAAAGCCTCTCCATCTTCTCTCTGGCTTTGGCAAAGCCAGCTCTTCTATGCAATATATTGTTCGCAATATATAGAAAGAAGGGCAAGAATTTCAATTCATAAATTCAAGGAGAGAAAATGGGAGGCTGTACGAGCAAGCCAAAAGTGTTGAAGGATGATGGGGTTGAGGCACCTGAGCCAGCACCTGAGAAGGTGAGTGTGGAGGAGAAGGGGACTCTCGCCGCGGAGCTGGCACCTCAACAGGAACCCGAAAAGGCGGTGGAAGAGGACAAGGAGGTTGTGGCTGAGGCTCCAGAACCGGTGGCATCCGAAAAGGTagaaaaggaggaggaggaggctcTCAATGCGGTGGTTGATGGAGTTGAAAATAAGGTACTCAACATCACAATTAAAACAAAACTTTGATATACGTACAAATGCATGGCACTCGGTGTCATGGCATTCATTTAAATCTGTTAGtgtaaaaaaatatttagtttTGTGATGTATCAAAATTAATCTCGTTAAGTTATGTTATCACGTTTCTATTATTAAGAATTGACATACACTTTCATATACGATATATAAACACATTGAATTGCTTGTCAACGAGTAAACATGTCGAACATGGTTGATTTCTTAAGAATTTGCCCACTCTATATGTATAGAAATTCTTTTATTTGGGAGTTATAACTAATAAGAAGCTATATTCGCAATGTTTACTTATcgatatttttcaaaataattataGGCAATGCCCCCATGGTTGCCTAGTCGTTCTCATGTTCGCGTTAATGCATTTAATTTTTCACGAAAATTTTTTAAGGTTTTTGACGGGGATCTAATATGCAGATCTAGATTCTCTGTGACGGTAGGTGCAATAATAaagaacttttaaaggatttaaCGGTCAAGATCAACTCATTTGAGTTGAGACGGCTGATCTCGATCAttgatttaaaattcaaatcaacCCCTAAATACTTTTCTATAGTTGCACCTGCAACCTTAGAGAATCCGCAATCCTTAAAATGCCAATATTTGGGGATGGCATCCCCCGTTGTTCCCCAATTTGTTGCATATGCATGAATGCAGCCATAAACACAGACACGATCTTTTgctattttccttcttttttttgaaGCTACTAATTTCAGAGAAACtacaaattaaaagaattttATGTTCATATTGTATTGCAGAATGGAGAAGTAAAAGATTCCGAAGATGATCAAAAGGTAAAATCTGAAGAAGAGGTAAACTCCAAAGAAGATGACAAGGTAGAATCTGGAGAAGTAAACTCTAAAGAAGATGAAAAGGTAAAATCTGTAGAAGAGGAAAACTCTACGGAAGATGAAAAGGTGAAATCTGAAGTGGAAGAAACTGCTGGTCCTGAAAAGCTTGAAAAAGAAGAGGTAAAACCAGCAACGGAGGCCGAAAGCCAACAAAGACTGGACAAAAATGTAGAAGAGAAAACTGAAACTTcggaagagaagaaaaaagaggcAGCAAAACCAGAGGCTGACAATGTTCCAATAATATCATTTTTCACATCATTTATGGGTCAGAAACACTAATAATTCGTAACGCTTTTCCAATTTATATAAGGCGTGCATACAAATTAGAGGGTCATATGTCACGTTTCCACATGCTGCTTCTAGTATGCCAAATGAAAGCGTGAACATTGTAGTGCGGTATATATATCACGCTTTCGTTGTTACCTTTAACCTTAACGATGAAATTTTGTACTCATTACTCATTAGTATTAGAGCATGATCCCCAATTCTTAAATTCTTCAAGGTATACACAAATTACGTTTTTGACTAGATCCAATGTAGATGGCAAGTGATGTGAAATATGTTGCATTCTATTCCTTCATAttatgatttaattaactaGCTTGTTTACTTTCTTGACACATTTATTCAATagaacccaaaagaaaaaaaaaaaaaaaaacaggaatCAAGAGCTACTAAGGGCTAGGGGCTCATGAAATTTTGAAGGCGTGAAAGAACCATTGCCCTTCACATATTTGCTTTAACCATTTTGGATTTCTAAATGTGAGATCTAATGGCTTATTCTATTGTATATTATCCTTCCAAAAGTGGTTCTTGTAGGACCATGATCCGCCTGTTACGCAAGAATGACTCTCCTAATACTTTGGAAAGTAAAGGTGTGCATTTAAGAAGGAACCCTTATatgttggaaaatttttgaGGGCAAGCCCTAAGATTTACATAGataatttttaaagtttttacAGGGATGTTAAAGGACTTGTAAAAATTTGGGGGAACAAAATCTAATATTTCTTAAGATATAAGTaaaactttttattattttaaaggGTTATAAAAAGATTTTTGAAATCTTGGGTACTCTCCCCGGATTTAGGGCAAGCAACCCTTCTAGAAGGttaatggcaaaaaaaaaaaatgtaagatcTAGATTTCATCTTTTACATCGTTTTTTATATCATGTGTGAGCCCACAAAATGTTATTCTATAATTACACGTTATGCAAAGTAAGTTATATTGTGTGTAAATTGAGTTACATCTTGTATAAAATACACAAATCGGTCTGGAcggtttttttttgttgactGTTCTTACCGCAAATCCGCTCTCCCCGCTCCCACTAGATCTGCCATTGTTTCCTAGGAACCTGTAGGggtttttttttaccaaaaaaaaaaaaaaggatattttCGAATATTATTGGCTAGTTCCCTGAGCGTTGGATTACAGACCTTACAACAGATCAAGCCTTCCAATTAGGCATGGCCACGGTTCCAGAACCAACGGTTCCAGAACCGCCGGTTCTGGTTCTTCAAAGAGGTAGAACCAGAACCGCACCATATAAgatggttctggttctggttccagaaccggcggttctggttcttcaaagaggtagaaccagaaccgcatagTTCTGATTTCTATTCTTTATGGTTCCGGTTCCGGTTCCGGTTCCGGTTCCGTATGGTTGTTTCTTTCTTCCGTTGAGAGCTCGAGGACCTCTGTGCAAGTCAGGAGCCCCCGAgagcaaaaattgaagaagctcctTTTTTCTCTTCGAATACAAGCTTTTTCTTCCGAGCCCTTCTTTGCAATTTTTTCCTCTTGGATCCGTTGAGAGCTTGGTCAAAAGGTTGTGGTGGATCATGATGATCATCATGATGTctctacttttattattttttatattaattatttttaatttttttaacagtTCTAGAACCggcggttctggttctggttctatTTTTTAGAGAACCAGAACCGGAACCTTTATCCAAGGTTCTACTACGGTTCTGGTTCCACGGTTCTGGTTCCGGTTCTGGTCCGGTTCCGGTCCGGTTCCCGGTTCCAAATGGAACCATGGCCATGCCTACTTCCAATGCACCATTCTCAAACCTCTGAAGACGTGGAGTCTAGAGAGATAAGGTATCACGCCTTCGTCGGATGCCCAATTATAAACCATAAATTGGAATTGACGTACCTCTTTTCGTTTGCTGCTTTAGTAGCTATATTTCATTAACTTTTGTAAATGTTATTTTAATATCATCATTGGTTTGGAATAATTCATGCAGACAAGCTTGTCGTTTAACATGAGTATTACAATTGTAATTGAAGACCAAGAACAAATGATTAGTCGCCAGAATAGCAAATTGATAATGTCATTATTTACTTAAATATCCCATTTAACATGGTTCAAGTAATGCAATAAACattgagaaagaaagaaagatagaaaaagaaatgaaataaattgaGTAATTTCACTGACAAACATATGAAACCAGGAAACAATATACATCACATGAAAGAAAAATAGGCAAATTGAGATAATAAAAGAAAGATAATTATGAGGACCATCCATAGATGTTAAACAAGTTGCAGGAATGTTCAGTACTACTCATGAGTAATCAAAATATGATGTTTACAGCACAAATCAAGATATTTATAAAGCAACATCACTTAGATGGTTTGCTTGCCACTAAGATGGATTGCCTCTTAGTTTCTTTTTTATCTCATTCTATTCCATTCGCCTCAACCACAAGAACTCCATTATGAAATATTAGTTATCTTATAGTATATCTTGTTTAGCAAGTTGaattaataagaaaagaaaagaagaagaaagatcacaaaaatatagcacagcataaccagatttttttttttaaccttcaGATATTAGTTTCACGCAGGGAAAGAAGAGCCTTCCAAGTCAT
The genomic region above belongs to Coffea arabica cultivar ET-39 chromosome 7c, Coffea Arabica ET-39 HiFi, whole genome shotgun sequence and contains:
- the LOC113698342 gene encoding uncharacterized protein, with translation MGGCTSKPKVLKDDGVEAPEPAPEKVSVEEKGTLAAELAPQQEPEKAVEEDKEVVAEAPEPVASEKVEKEEEEALNAVVDGVENKNGEVKDSEDDQKVKSEEEVNSKEDDKVESGEVNSKEDEKVKSVEEENSTEDEKVKSEVEETAGPEKLEKEEVKPATEAESQQRLDKNVEEKTETSEEKKKEAAKPEADNVPIISFFTSFMGQKH